From one Labeo rohita strain BAU-BD-2019 chromosome 8, IGBB_LRoh.1.0, whole genome shotgun sequence genomic stretch:
- the si:ch73-61d6.3 gene encoding LOW QUALITY PROTEIN: occludin (The sequence of the model RefSeq protein was modified relative to this genomic sequence to represent the inferred CDS: deleted 1 base in 1 codon) — protein MFEKQPYDSPPMYTPPSNGFGPPGSFQDPRSEFDPYPAPPGSYYVGEEVPQHFYKWLSPPGIVKIMIGIVIILCLGIFACVASTLVWDMQYGYGYGSGFSGYPGYGSGYGYGNSYGYGSGYGGGYGYGGYYNSYPTPYSAKTTMIAVAAINFIVALGFFAASFSKTNTFRSRKFYLAVLVVCSIMAVIQGIINIVYIVGVNPMAQSSTSSYYNPMLLMCQNLYGSSVTGMGAGFPLYNQYLYHYCYVDPQEAVAMVCGFLVVAALAVAAFFSYKTRSRIWQYGKPNIYWDRPLMAGPEGRDVEEWVNHVQDGQSVQEASMVFSEKMAPVLASAPSVGSIPLKTGSVLSSETHNVIGYPERSFSRPSHSTLLSGEVSSSPSDQTDTIRKPSASRSKRRRRNPELDESQYETEYTTGGETANDFDEDFWTRLYPEITSDTQRHEYKKEFDSDLRTYKELCAEMDDINDQINKLSRELDTLEEGTSKYEAVAEEYNRLKDVKRMPDYQNKKHQCRKLRHKLFHIKRMVKVYDRRQ, from the exons ATGTTTGAGAAACAACCCTACGATAGT CCCCCCATGTACACCCCGCCTTCCAATGGCTTTGGACCGCCGGGGAGCTTCCAAGACCCACGGAGTGAATTCGATCCTTACCCTGCACCTCCAGGATCCTACTATGTGGGTGAGGAGGTACCACAGCATTTCTACAAATGGTTGTCCCCTCCTGGAATTGTGAAGATTATGATAGGAATCGTTATAATCCTCTGTCTGGGAATCTTCGCCTGTGTGGCCTCGACTCTGGTTTGGGACATGCAGTACGGATATGGTTACGGATCTGGATTTTCCGGCTATCCTGGATACGGAAGTGGATACGGATACGGGAACAGCTATGGATACGGAAGTGGATACGGAGGTGGATACGGATACGGAGGCTACTACAATTCTTACCCGACCCCTTACTCGGCGAAGACTACCATGATCGCCGTCGCCGCCATAAACTTCATCGTCGCTTTGGGATTCTTCGCCGCCTCCTTCTCCAAAACAAACACGTTCCGCAGCAGGAAGTTCTACCTGGCGGTGCTTGTTGTCTGTTCTATAATGGCCGTGATTCAGGGCATTATAAACATTGTGTACATTGTAGGAGTGAACCCTATGGCCCAAAGCTCCACCAGCTCATACTACAATCCCATGCTTCTGATGTGTCAGAACCTCTATGGCAGCAGTGTGACAGGAATGGGGGCTGGATTTCCCCTTTATAACCAGTACTTGTACCACTACTGCTACGTGGACCCTCAAGAG GCAGTTGCAATGGTTTGTGGGTTCTTGGTTGTGGCGGCACTGGCTGTGGCAGCTTTCTTCTCCTATAAGACTAGAAGTAGAATCTGGCAGTATGGGAAACCAAACATCTACTGGGATCGACCACTAATGGCAGGACCTGAGGGCAGAGATGTGGAGGAGTGG GTCAACCATGTACAGGATGGACAGAGCGTGCAGGAAGCATCCATGGTGTTTTCAGAGAAGATGGCTCCTGTTCTGGCTTCGGCCCCCAGTGTTGGCTCCATCCCCCTAAAGACTGGCAGTGTCTTAAGCTCTGAGACCCACAATGTTATCGG TTACCCTGAGCGCTCTTTCAGCCGGCCATCTCACTCCACATTGCTGTCTGGAGAAGTGAGCTCCAGCCCCTCTGACCAGACAGACACCATCCGCAAACCATCTGCCTCCAGGAGCAAGAGACGCAGGAGGAACCCTGAGCTGGACGAGTCCCAGTACGAAACCGAGTACACAACAGGAGGAGAGACTGCCAATGATTTTGATGAGGATTTTTGGACACG CCTGTATCCAGAGATCACATCCGACACCCAGCGACACGAATATAAGAAAGAGTTTGACTCTGACCTCAGGACCTACAAGGAACTGTGTGCCGAAATGGATGACATCAACGATCAGATAAACAAGCTCAGCAGGGAGCTAGACACACTTGAAGAGGGCACGTCCAAGTACGAG GCTGTAGCAGAGGAATATAATCGTCTGAAAGACGTAAAACGG ATGCCAGATTATCAAAACAAGAAGCACCAATGTCGCAAACTGCGCCACAAGCTCTTCCATATTAAACGAATGGTTAAGGTCTACGACCGGCGTCAGTAA